A stretch of the Maridesulfovibrio zosterae DSM 11974 genome encodes the following:
- a CDS encoding FecR domain-containing protein: MLRILQLGFILALVIWFPVVSSASTAHIEKLSGTVERCIAGQKLFKHAKIGGEIENGDIIRTGPDGKAVLRLIDGSTMSFAEESEFMLGNELDGSKKNLIGTFFRGVVRAVLTKQPGSYIATPTGVIGIRGTDITLTHSGKMGFYFLDEGGVGIKTNKTTVLLDAGNMTASYAGRKALPPSSFIKSSGLAEARSTLSALTSVEIPSSLKDHTLLNEILARWVINYAHYLAESGQLDDAETALLIAEDMTGRHAVEGEILLQIGGLYFYRFKDVNSALRAYQKIINEYRETTYFENALFGVIRCYHLLEQPNKTKEYIQLYKKLFPSGKHLQELDALM, translated from the coding sequence ATGCTACGCATCCTACAGCTAGGCTTTATCCTTGCGCTAGTAATATGGTTTCCAGTTGTATCATCTGCGAGTACAGCCCATATTGAAAAACTTTCAGGAACAGTAGAACGATGTATTGCAGGACAAAAATTATTCAAGCATGCAAAGATAGGTGGAGAAATAGAGAACGGCGATATCATACGTACAGGACCTGACGGAAAGGCTGTTCTTCGTCTTATCGACGGCTCCACGATGAGTTTTGCAGAAGAAAGTGAGTTTATGCTGGGCAACGAGTTGGACGGATCAAAAAAGAATTTGATCGGCACATTTTTCAGAGGAGTAGTAAGAGCCGTTCTTACAAAGCAACCGGGGTCATATATTGCAACTCCAACCGGCGTTATCGGTATCAGAGGAACTGATATCACACTGACACACAGTGGCAAGATGGGCTTCTATTTTCTGGATGAGGGAGGTGTCGGTATTAAAACAAACAAAACCACTGTTCTACTTGATGCCGGAAACATGACAGCCAGCTATGCAGGACGAAAAGCCTTGCCTCCATCTTCGTTCATAAAATCATCAGGACTTGCCGAAGCCAGAAGCACATTATCTGCCCTGACCTCTGTAGAAATTCCTTCATCACTGAAAGACCATACTCTTCTAAACGAAATCCTTGCCCGCTGGGTAATCAACTACGCTCACTATCTGGCTGAATCAGGCCAACTTGACGATGCTGAAACAGCCCTTCTTATTGCTGAGGATATGACAGGACGCCACGCAGTGGAAGGAGAAATATTGCTCCAGATAGGTGGATTGTATTTTTACCGTTTCAAAGATGTGAACAGCGCGCTGAGAGCCTACCAGAAAATCATCAATGAATATCGGGAAACAACGTATTTCGAAAACGCATTATTCGGTGTCATTCGCTGCTATCATTTGCTTGAACAACCTAACAAGACCAAAGAATATATACAGCTATACAAAAAACTGTTTCCAAGCGGAAAACATCTCCAGGAATTGGATGCACTTATGTGA
- a CDS encoding type II toxin-antitoxin system mRNA interferase toxin, RelE/StbE family, translating into MPRIKWLERAVQDLDSIYDYISQDDPKSAKKVASAILSNVKKLEQHPQIGRAGRVAGTRELIVLKGAYLVAYCCNEDVEILRVLRHSQDWRGVLE; encoded by the coding sequence ATGCCGAGGATTAAATGGCTTGAACGGGCCGTTCAAGATTTAGATTCTATTTACGATTATATAAGCCAAGATGATCCAAAATCAGCTAAGAAAGTTGCTTCGGCTATTTTGAGTAATGTGAAAAAGTTAGAGCAACATCCGCAAATAGGACGAGCTGGCAGAGTTGCGGGAACTCGTGAACTGATAGTGCTTAAAGGGGCGTATCTTGTGGCATATTGTTGCAATGAAGATGTCGAAATTTTGAGGGTGCTGCGGCATAGTCAGGATTGGCGGGGTGTTTTGGAGTAG
- a CDS encoding CopG family ribbon-helix-helix protein, which produces MISKEPKSEVVTIRMTSEMKERFEKLAQATNRSKAFLFGEAISSYLDVNEWQVKAIQEGLAEARSPEAKWTSQEDLEAKYAED; this is translated from the coding sequence ATGATAAGCAAAGAACCGAAGAGTGAAGTCGTAACAATTCGTATGACTTCGGAAATGAAAGAGCGTTTTGAAAAGCTGGCTCAGGCAACGAATAGATCGAAGGCCTTTTTGTTTGGCGAAGCTATTTCCAGTTACCTTGATGTGAATGAGTGGCAGGTCAAAGCGATTCAGGAAGGGCTTGCTGAAGCTAGAAGTCCAGAGGCTAAGTGGACCTCTCAGGAAGATTTAGAGGCCAAGTATGCCGAGGATTAA
- a CDS encoding helix-turn-helix transcriptional regulator: MKGNEKKLLLNPHAGFLRLKDVLKIIPVARSTWLRGVESGRYPRSIKLSERTVAWNAAEIYELVEKLQTGNSYPFAEGNE, from the coding sequence ATGAAAGGTAATGAAAAAAAACTTCTTTTAAATCCACATGCAGGATTCCTACGTCTCAAGGATGTTCTCAAAATCATACCCGTAGCCAGAAGTACATGGCTGCGCGGAGTTGAGAGCGGCAGATATCCTCGATCAATAAAATTATCTGAGAGAACCGTCGCTTGGAATGCGGCTGAAATCTATGAACTTGTTGAGAAGCTTCAAACCGGAAATTCTTATCCTTTTGCCGAGGGTAATGAATAA
- a CDS encoding plasmid mobilization protein has protein sequence MKNNNQKKTGRPTLPSEDVRQYVIGVRVNLKERTLLASKARMLNLSLSQCLRELSIQKNINRLVVPAVNRQAYAELSKLGSNLNQLLQLSYRLDRNAIPEQLINETLEAVTKLRCDLLGLNKAAKNDS, from the coding sequence ATGAAAAATAACAATCAGAAAAAAACAGGTCGTCCCACTCTCCCAAGCGAGGATGTCAGACAATATGTGATTGGCGTCCGTGTGAATTTAAAAGAGCGGACACTGCTAGCCAGCAAAGCCCGAATGTTAAATCTATCTCTTTCGCAATGCTTACGAGAGCTATCCATACAAAAGAACATAAACCGCTTAGTTGTCCCAGCCGTAAACAGACAAGCTTACGCCGAATTATCAAAGCTTGGGAGCAATCTTAATCAGCTTTTGCAGCTTAGTTATCGTTTAGACAGAAACGCGATCCCAGAGCAACTAATCAACGAAACGCTCGAAGCTGTCACAAAACTACGCTGCGACCTGCTAGGCCTAAACAAGGCTGCGAAGAATGATAGCTAA
- a CDS encoding relaxase/mobilization nuclease domain-containing protein encodes MIAKLVKGTGFRGALDYDLGKAGASILTTNMAEKEPRELAQEFGAIRNLRPNLKKVVCHASISLAPQESLTDKEWRDVTQKYIQAMGFSDCQYIATKHTDTEHPHIHIVVNRVTMKGDVVSDSNDFRKQEKLMRQLENEYDLQAVTNSKEVNSKALTKNEVEKALRTGELPIRMQLQNKVKEALKAYKNLNLFIKILSANNIEVRLNRAKNGNIRGISFALNGITMKGSSLGKGYSWNGLQNRGLYEQNEKNKEFIDCERRDYRSRRNHNDGSPLGVAESAGATQNREQHGVDQAFERISKSNQGINSDSRKNNRRNKEFSR; translated from the coding sequence ATGATAGCTAAACTCGTAAAAGGCACAGGATTTCGCGGAGCTTTGGATTATGACCTCGGGAAAGCCGGTGCATCTATTTTAACAACCAATATGGCTGAAAAAGAGCCGAGAGAGTTGGCGCAGGAATTTGGAGCTATTCGCAATTTGCGGCCCAATTTAAAAAAAGTGGTTTGCCATGCAAGTATTAGTCTGGCTCCGCAAGAAAGCCTAACAGACAAGGAATGGCGTGACGTCACGCAAAAATACATACAAGCAATGGGATTTAGCGACTGCCAATATATTGCGACGAAACATACAGACACAGAACATCCACATATTCACATTGTAGTTAACCGAGTAACCATGAAGGGAGATGTTGTAAGCGATAGTAATGATTTTAGAAAGCAAGAAAAATTAATGCGTCAACTAGAGAACGAATACGACCTGCAAGCTGTTACAAACAGCAAAGAAGTCAATTCCAAAGCATTAACCAAAAATGAAGTTGAAAAAGCTCTCCGCACAGGAGAATTGCCTATCAGAATGCAACTTCAAAACAAGGTAAAAGAAGCTTTAAAAGCATACAAGAACCTTAATTTATTTATAAAAATACTAAGCGCAAACAATATTGAAGTTCGACTCAACCGGGCCAAAAATGGAAATATCAGAGGCATTAGTTTTGCGCTGAATGGAATAACCATGAAAGGCAGTTCCCTAGGTAAAGGTTACTCTTGGAACGGACTGCAAAACAGAGGATTATATGAGCAAAATGAAAAAAATAAAGAATTTATCGACTGTGAAAGAAGAGACTACAGAAGTAGACGAAATCACAATGATGGAAGCCCGCTTGGGGTTGCTGAGTCAGCAGGAGCAACACAAAATCGAGAGCAACATGGAGTTGATCAAGCTTTTGAAAGAATTTCAAAAAGTAATCAAGGAATCAACTCGGACAGTAGAAAAAACAATCGAAGAAACAAGGAATTTTCCCGTTAA